The genomic interval CAAGGATATTAGCCAGATAGTAATAACCGGTTTCGTTCAGATGTACGCCATTTTCAATGATTTCAGCTTTATTACTGATCTCCTGAATTGGTTTATAAATATCAATGAACTGTTTGCCGCGGTCGGCCGAAATTTTGGCGATGGCCGAAGCATATAATTCCAAATCCGCATTCCGCCTGGTCATATTGACGGAAGTGTCACTGATCATGACCGGAATAGTAGACAAAAGAATTGTTCTGGCGCCCAGTGAATCGATATGGTCTATTAATTTGTTGAGCCCATCTTTAAATTTAGGCAAACCAGCTTCGCCTTCCTGGGCCTCTGTTCCTCCGTATGCCAGAAAAATGACAGTCGGTTCGGCCTTTACAATATTATTGATCAAATGCTGATAAGGAGTTGGCGGATTGGTAAACGTACTTCTTCCCTCGCCAAATACATTATCTCCCGTCCAGCCCAGATTTCGGAAAGTTACGTTGCGGTCGGGGAACCGGGTTGTCAGCGCCATTTCCAGGTAACCATACTGAAAATCGTTTTCAAACAGTGAATTGCCCAGGAAAACAACCCGGTCACCATTTTTAAGTTCAAAATTTGGAGCAGTGCTTTGTGGTTTGTTCTGTCCTGCTGCAAACGGATTGGGCAGGAAAATAAACAGTAATAAAATATAACCCAAAGAGGTCAGTACGCTTGTCTTTCTCATGCATTTTTATTTTAAATAATTTTTTATTGAAAGCAATGCCATGCAATTTGCCCGGATCCGGCAATTGTACTTTCACTTTTTACACTATTTTATAAAGAACAATTTCGTATAAACTTAACCGCAGTTTCGTATAAAAAGCATGTACTTAGTCAGTATACATTCGTCTAAAACGGATTTATTAAGGGAAAAGATAATCCGGTTCCTTTTCCTACTTCCGGTATTGATATATTAATTTACACTGACGTCGGAACGGGGTAACTGGATTATATTATTAATGCGCAGATATACACGTTCGTCAGAAGCAAGTGCGGTTTAAAACAAATCGATCCCTCTGTATTACTGGCATGATTTTAAAGAGGTACCTTTTGCAAAGAAATAAAAAATTTAATTTTTTGAAGAACTTCAAATATAAATGAGATCAGAGTATCTGAAGCAAGCTAATACGAACCTGGAGTCTTTACCGAAGTCAAAGACTGGTATAAACGGGTTAGATGAAATTACAGAAGGAGGGTTGCCAATGAACCGGCCCACATTGATTTGTGGATCAGCAGGTTGTGGGAAAACGCTTTTTTCTATTGAATTTATTGTGCATGGTGCATTGATGTTTAATGAACCGGGAGTGTTTGTGGCTTTTGAAGAAAAAGCAGAGGAACTGACTATGAACGTGGCTTCATTGGGATATGATCTTCGGCAACTTCAGGCAGACAAGCTGATAAGACTGGACCATGTACACATCGAGCGCAGTGAAATAGAGGAAACCGGCGAATATGACCTGGATGGATTATTCATCAGACTGGGACATGCGATTGATAGTATCGGAGCCAAAAGAGTGGTTTTAGATACAATCGAAAATTTGTTTTCGGGCCTCAATAACCAGGGAATTATCCGTGCTGAATTGAGGCGGTTATTTAGCTGGCTAAAAGAAAAAAAGTCACGACTATTATTACAGGCGAAAAGGGAGATGGTTCATTAACCCGGCACGGGCTTGAAGAATACGTTTCAGACTGTGTAATTTTATTGGATCACAGAGTAAGCAATAAAATTTCTACACGCTTGCTGCGAATTGTAAAATACCGTGGCTCCGTACATGGAACAAACGAATATCCTTTTTTAATAGATAAAGACGGGATTTCGGTCCTGCCTGTTACATCTCTATTGTTACAGCACGAAGTTTCGTCCGAAAGAGTGTCTTCCGGTATTGCCGGACTGGACAATATGCTTGGATTGAAGGGCTT from Dyadobacter sp. NIV53 carries:
- a CDS encoding GDSL-type esterase/lipase family protein codes for the protein MRKTSVLTSLGYILLLFIFLPNPFAAGQNKPQSTAPNFELKNGDRVVFLGNSLFENDFQYGYLEMALTTRFPDRNVTFRNLGWTGDNVFGEGRSTFTNPPTPYQHLINNIVKAEPTVIFLAYGGTEAQEGEAGLPKFKDGLNKLIDHIDSLGARTILLSTIPVMISDTSVNMTRRNADLELYASAIAKISADRGKQFIDIYKPIQEISNKAEIIENGVHLNETGYYYLANILENSLGLKSEKETITINILKQTADASANAKILDSGKEPGNLKFTIQENYLPLPLPQQNAGIISNAPVLKITGLKKGFYTLSANNEQVMTASAKEWANGMAIKQGPSFTQAAEIHEMILKKNELHFFQYRPINETYIIGFRAYEQGKHVKDLEDQSILIKWLEGQIALKRMPKEIIYQLSALK
- a CDS encoding ATPase domain-containing protein; this encodes MRSEYLKQANTNLESLPKSKTGINGLDEITEGGLPMNRPTLICGSAGCGKTLFSIEFIVHGALMFNEPGVFVAFEEKAEELTMNVASLGYDLRQLQADKLIRLDHVHIERSEIEETGEYDLDGLFIRLGHAIDSIGAKRVVLDTIENLFSGLNNQGIIRAELRRLFSWLKEKKSRLLLQAKREMVH